The following are encoded together in the Mesoterricola sediminis genome:
- a CDS encoding dihydroorotase, whose translation MKTVIRNGRVAMGDRLVDADLLLVDGRVAAVGGTGPADRELDASGCYVLPGFMDFHTHVDDRIGRHYLADTYATATRTAVENGITTLCTFVTQGPGGTLRSAMAEARAKAAGRSYADVLWHLTPTTFSGADLASLEVLVAAGYRTLKLYTTYKPAGLYASYEVLETLFRRLGPKGATFLVHCEDDALIAAVDRAGLDLSRASSHPRMRPEAAEIEAVRRVADLAAATGAPAHVVHVSTVGAARLIAEARSRADLTCETCPQYLVLDEGWLARPDGHRWLCSPPLRGDREAFRALARDGVFDMVATDHCPFRPEDKDAWDGSDIRQVPNGLAGLGALPHITWKIWEDDPDRSALGLAAHLAAHPARRAGVAHRKGALLPGLDGDVVVLDPSGPERPVRSADVPTPEAFPRETTRLRFRHVLLRGVPVVQDGALLDPGAPAGLPLQPDPETLPQS comes from the coding sequence GTGAAGACCGTCATCCGCAACGGCCGCGTGGCCATGGGCGACCGCCTCGTCGACGCCGACCTCCTCCTCGTGGACGGCCGGGTCGCCGCCGTGGGCGGGACCGGGCCCGCCGACCGGGAGCTGGACGCCTCCGGCTGCTACGTCCTGCCCGGCTTCATGGACTTCCACACCCACGTGGACGACCGCATCGGACGGCACTACCTGGCCGACACCTACGCCACGGCGACCCGCACCGCGGTGGAGAACGGCATCACCACCCTCTGCACCTTCGTGACCCAGGGCCCCGGGGGCACCCTCCGCTCGGCCATGGCCGAGGCCCGCGCCAAGGCGGCCGGGAGGTCCTACGCCGACGTGCTCTGGCACCTGACGCCCACCACCTTCTCCGGGGCGGACCTGGCCTCCCTGGAGGTCCTCGTGGCCGCGGGCTACCGGACCCTGAAGCTCTACACCACGTACAAGCCGGCCGGACTCTACGCCAGCTACGAGGTCCTGGAGACCCTCTTCCGCCGCCTGGGCCCCAAGGGCGCCACCTTCCTCGTCCACTGCGAGGACGACGCCCTCATCGCGGCCGTGGACCGCGCCGGGCTGGACCTCTCCCGGGCCTCCTCCCATCCCCGCATGCGTCCCGAGGCCGCCGAGATCGAGGCGGTGCGCCGGGTCGCGGACCTCGCCGCGGCGACGGGCGCGCCGGCCCACGTCGTCCACGTGTCCACCGTGGGGGCGGCCCGGCTCATCGCCGAGGCCCGGTCCCGCGCGGACCTCACCTGCGAGACCTGCCCCCAGTACCTGGTCCTGGACGAGGGCTGGCTGGCGCGCCCCGACGGCCACCGCTGGCTCTGCTCGCCGCCCCTGCGCGGGGACCGGGAGGCCTTCCGCGCCCTCGCCCGGGACGGCGTCTTCGACATGGTCGCCACGGACCACTGCCCCTTCCGGCCCGAGGACAAGGACGCCTGGGACGGCAGCGACATCCGCCAGGTCCCCAACGGCCTCGCCGGCCTGGGGGCCTTGCCCCACATCACCTGGAAGATCTGGGAGGATGATCCGGACCGCTCCGCCCTGGGCCTGGCGGCGCACCTCGCCGCCCATCCCGCCCGCCGGGCAGGGGTCGCCCACCGCAAGGGCGCCCTCCTTCCCGGCCTGGACGGGGATGTCGTCGTGCTGGATCCCTCGGGCCCCGAGCGCCCCGTCCGCTCCGCGGACGTCCCGACCCCCGAGGCCTTCCCCCGCGAGACCACCCGCCTCCGCTTCCGCCATGTCCTGCTCCGGGGCGTCCCGGTCGTGCAGGACGGCGCGCTCCTGGACCCCGGCGCCCCGGCCGGACTGCCCCTTCAACCCGACCCCGAAACCCTTCCCCAATCCTGA
- the ygeW gene encoding knotted carbamoyltransferase YgeW, whose translation MTAGIETQRATITENLKAFQALKTDLFHKDFLLTWDHPEETIRAVVTLADTLKQLHKAGQSYRCFDTGLAISIFRDNSTRTRFSFASAANAMGLGLSDLDETKSQIAHGETVRETANMISFLTEVIGIRDDMFLGEGHTYMKEVGDALTDGTSQGVLHRRPSIVNLQCDVDHPTQSLADLAWLRQHFGSLENLKGKKIAMTWAYSPSYGKPLSVPQGIIGLMTRFGMDVRLAHPEGYGLIQDVVDMAGRQAQAAGGRFSVSNSMEEAFDGADIVYPKSWAPFQVMERRTEMLKNADKEGLRELEKECLANNARYQNWECTRAMMDRTSGKKALYMHCLPADITDVSCKAGEVSAEVFEQYRIPTYHEASYKPFVISALMFLTRIKDPGAKLEQIVRRAQSLSL comes from the coding sequence ATGACCGCAGGCATCGAGACCCAGCGCGCGACCATCACCGAGAACCTGAAGGCCTTCCAGGCCCTCAAGACCGACCTCTTCCACAAGGACTTCCTCCTCACCTGGGACCACCCCGAGGAGACCATCCGCGCGGTCGTCACCCTCGCGGACACCCTCAAGCAGCTCCACAAGGCGGGCCAGTCCTACCGCTGCTTCGACACGGGCCTGGCGATCTCCATCTTCCGCGACAACTCCACCCGCACCCGCTTCAGCTTCGCCAGCGCCGCCAACGCCATGGGCCTGGGCCTCTCCGACCTGGACGAGACCAAGAGCCAGATCGCGCACGGCGAGACCGTCCGCGAGACCGCGAACATGATCAGCTTCCTGACCGAGGTCATCGGCATCCGGGACGACATGTTCCTGGGCGAGGGCCACACCTACATGAAGGAGGTGGGCGACGCCCTGACGGACGGCACCAGCCAGGGCGTGCTCCACCGCCGCCCCAGCATCGTCAACCTGCAGTGCGACGTGGACCACCCGACCCAGTCCCTGGCCGACCTCGCCTGGCTCCGCCAGCACTTCGGCAGCCTCGAGAACCTCAAGGGCAAGAAGATCGCCATGACCTGGGCCTACAGCCCCAGCTACGGCAAGCCCCTCTCCGTCCCCCAGGGCATCATCGGCCTCATGACCCGCTTCGGCATGGACGTGCGGCTGGCCCACCCCGAGGGCTACGGCCTGATCCAGGACGTGGTCGACATGGCCGGCCGCCAGGCCCAGGCCGCCGGCGGCAGGTTCTCCGTCAGCAACAGCATGGAAGAGGCCTTCGACGGCGCCGACATCGTCTACCCCAAGAGCTGGGCCCCGTTCCAGGTCATGGAGCGCCGCACCGAGATGCTGAAGAACGCCGACAAGGAAGGGCTCCGCGAGCTGGAGAAGGAGTGCCTCGCCAACAACGCCCGCTACCAGAACTGGGAGTGCACCCGGGCCATGATGGACCGCACCAGCGGCAAGAAGGCCCTCTACATGCACTGCCTGCCCGCGGACATCACCGACGTCAGCTGCAAGGCCGGCGAGGTCTCCGCCGAGGTCTTCGAGCAGTACCGCATCCCCACCTACCATGAGGCGAGCTACAAGCCCTTCGTGATCAGCGCCCTGATGTTCCTCACCCGCATCAAGGATCCCGGCGCCAAGCTCGAGCAGATCGTCCGCCGCGCCCAGAGCCTGAGCCTGTAG
- a CDS encoding pyridoxal-phosphate dependent enzyme produces MSRIIKTYNEEVVKRTAKRCKDRGIIIPTFEQMRHPGTAPEAVKARLKTVGLWDVDPANLFRITWKNDHATGLFGGPNHLEIPSVITGVKARIIGMVGKYFPTGAHKVGAAFACLVPRLVSGEFDPDRHKAVWPSTGNYCRGGAFDSAVLGCTAVAILPENMSKERFTWLAEIGSEVIATPGCESNVKEIYDKCWELKADPKHMIFNQFEEFGNPVWHYNVTGPAIEEVFNAIRTPKTRLAAYASATGSAGTIAAGDYLKAHHPGAKVIATEALQCPTLLMNGFGDHRIEGIGDKHVPWVHNVRNTDAIAAIDDEDCMRILRLFNEPEGQAYLASLGVSEAVLKQLPLLGISGICNMLAAIKAAKYWELDENDVVFTIFTDSCDMYRSRLEEQTAEHGAFTAMDAARSHTGSLERQAVDHFKELTFPERKAVHNLKYYTWVEQQGKTYEEICAQWDPEYWRQLFTEEAAEFDKLIVKFNEEVSRA; encoded by the coding sequence ATGTCCAGGATCATCAAGACCTACAACGAAGAAGTGGTCAAGCGCACCGCCAAGCGCTGCAAGGACCGGGGGATCATCATCCCCACCTTCGAGCAGATGCGGCACCCCGGCACCGCCCCCGAGGCCGTGAAGGCCCGGCTGAAGACCGTCGGCCTCTGGGACGTCGATCCCGCGAACCTCTTCCGCATCACCTGGAAGAACGACCACGCCACCGGCCTCTTCGGCGGCCCCAACCACCTGGAGATCCCCTCGGTGATCACGGGGGTCAAGGCCCGGATCATCGGCATGGTCGGCAAGTACTTCCCCACCGGCGCCCACAAGGTCGGCGCCGCCTTCGCCTGCCTCGTGCCCCGCCTCGTCAGCGGCGAGTTCGACCCCGACCGCCACAAGGCCGTCTGGCCCTCCACCGGCAACTACTGCCGCGGCGGCGCCTTCGACTCGGCCGTCCTCGGCTGCACCGCGGTGGCCATCCTGCCCGAGAACATGAGCAAGGAGCGCTTCACCTGGCTCGCCGAGATCGGCTCTGAAGTGATCGCGACCCCCGGCTGCGAGAGCAACGTGAAGGAGATCTACGACAAGTGCTGGGAGCTCAAGGCCGACCCCAAGCACATGATCTTCAACCAGTTCGAGGAGTTCGGAAACCCGGTCTGGCACTACAACGTGACGGGCCCGGCCATCGAGGAGGTCTTCAACGCCATCCGCACCCCGAAGACCCGCCTCGCCGCCTACGCCAGCGCCACCGGCAGCGCCGGGACGATCGCCGCGGGCGACTACCTGAAGGCGCACCACCCCGGCGCCAAGGTCATCGCCACCGAGGCCCTCCAGTGCCCCACCCTGCTCATGAACGGCTTCGGCGACCACCGCATCGAGGGCATCGGCGACAAGCACGTGCCCTGGGTCCACAACGTGCGCAACACGGACGCCATCGCCGCCATCGACGACGAGGACTGCATGCGCATCCTCCGGCTCTTCAACGAGCCCGAGGGCCAGGCCTACCTCGCCTCCCTGGGGGTGTCCGAGGCCGTGCTGAAGCAGCTGCCCCTCCTGGGCATCAGCGGCATCTGCAACATGCTGGCCGCCATCAAGGCCGCCAAGTACTGGGAGCTGGACGAGAACGACGTGGTCTTCACCATCTTCACGGACAGCTGCGACATGTACCGCAGCCGCCTGGAGGAGCAGACGGCCGAGCATGGCGCCTTCACGGCCATGGACGCGGCCCGCAGCCACACCGGCAGCCTCGAGCGCCAGGCCGTGGACCACTTCAAGGAACTCACCTTCCCCGAGCGCAAGGCCGTGCACAACCTCAAGTACTACACGTGGGTCGAGCAGCAGGGGAAGACCTACGAGGAGATCTGCGCCCAGTGGGATCCCGAGTACTGGCGCCAGCTCTTCACGGAGGAGGCCGCCGAGTTCGACAAGCTCATCGTGAAGTTCAACGAGGAAGTGAGCCGGGCCTGA
- the ssnA gene encoding putative aminohydrolase SsnA, translated as MPNRILIENGTILTFGSPCRVLEGQALLIEDGVIRTLAPKGAIAGPFDKVLDATGQVVMPGLVNAHMHFYSTLVRGLGKAAPSRNFQEVLDNLWWRLDRKLGLDDVEVSAEVILADAVRKGTTTLVDHHASPFAVTGSLDRIAAAVKRAGVRACLCYEVSDRDGAAISEEGLQENAAFARRCASERDPQLRALFGLHAAFTLEDATLDRAAALGREVGTGFHVHVAEAASDVAANLERHGLTPVARLHAHGLLGPDSIAAHCVHATPADQELLAAAGTFVAHNPQSNLNNAVGIADVLGMCARGVRVGLGTDAMTVGMLEEIRVALWAQHLRQDNPSCAFMEIAGTLFARNPELATRLWGFPLGTLEEGAAADVILVDYHPPTRLDGNTVLGHLIFGLSQAAVDTTVCGGRILMERKVLVNGLDEARLAARSRELADALWDRF; from the coding sequence ATGCCCAACCGCATCCTCATCGAGAACGGCACGATCCTCACGTTCGGCTCCCCCTGCCGGGTGCTCGAAGGCCAGGCCCTGCTCATCGAAGACGGTGTCATCCGCACCCTCGCGCCCAAGGGCGCCATCGCCGGGCCCTTCGACAAGGTGCTCGACGCGACGGGCCAGGTGGTCATGCCCGGCCTCGTGAACGCCCACATGCACTTCTACTCCACCCTGGTCCGGGGGCTGGGCAAGGCCGCCCCCAGCCGGAACTTCCAGGAGGTCCTGGACAACCTGTGGTGGCGGCTGGACCGCAAGCTGGGCCTGGACGACGTGGAGGTCAGCGCCGAGGTCATCCTGGCCGACGCCGTCCGCAAGGGCACCACGACCCTGGTGGACCACCACGCGAGCCCCTTCGCCGTCACGGGTTCCCTGGACCGCATCGCCGCCGCCGTGAAGCGCGCCGGCGTCCGCGCCTGCCTCTGCTACGAGGTGTCGGACCGGGACGGGGCCGCCATTTCCGAGGAGGGCCTGCAGGAGAACGCCGCCTTCGCGCGCCGCTGCGCGTCCGAGCGCGATCCCCAGCTCCGCGCCCTGTTCGGCCTCCACGCCGCCTTCACCCTCGAGGACGCCACCCTGGACCGCGCCGCGGCCCTGGGCCGGGAGGTGGGCACGGGCTTCCACGTGCACGTGGCCGAGGCCGCCTCCGACGTGGCCGCCAACCTGGAGCGCCACGGCCTCACGCCCGTCGCGCGGCTCCACGCCCACGGCCTCCTCGGGCCGGACTCCATCGCCGCCCACTGCGTCCACGCCACCCCCGCCGACCAGGAGCTGCTGGCCGCCGCCGGCACCTTCGTGGCCCACAATCCCCAGTCCAACCTCAACAACGCCGTGGGCATCGCCGACGTCCTCGGCATGTGCGCCCGGGGCGTGCGGGTCGGCCTGGGCACCGACGCGATGACGGTCGGCATGCTCGAGGAGATCCGGGTCGCCTTGTGGGCCCAGCACCTGCGCCAGGACAACCCCTCCTGCGCCTTCATGGAGATCGCGGGCACCCTCTTCGCGCGGAACCCCGAGCTGGCCACCCGCCTCTGGGGCTTCCCCCTGGGCACCCTGGAGGAGGGCGCGGCCGCGGACGTCATCCTCGTCGACTACCATCCCCCCACGCGCCTGGACGGGAACACCGTCCTTGGCCACCTGATCTTCGGCCTCTCCCAGGCCGCGGTGGACACCACGGTGTGCGGAGGCCGGATCCTCATGGAGCGCAAGGTCCTGGTGAACGGCCTGGACGAGGCGCGGCTCGCGGCCCGCAGCCGGGAGCTGGCCGACGCGCTCTGGGACCGGTTCTGA
- a CDS encoding XdhC family protein, translated as MKGLRELAAAIRSLEGPAALSTLVRARGSSYRKPGARMVHAPGGVRAGGISAGCLETDVLERVERVLAAGVPALATYDMGSDLDLVWGTGMGCQGRADVLMEPLEPGRLPWWMTWCLDLMETRGRGALATVWAAEAGAFAGPGDRFILTEDETQAPAALAEALRAVEASGEPADFEAEGVRALLEPVLPPTALWIVGAGDHARPLFRIARNLGWYLGLADHRPALATAARFPEADRILVGRAGDVLARVPFDARTGALVVSHVFEEDKAALDALLRAPLGYLGLQGNRRRSERLLQELEAERGPLPASGLAALHFPAGLDLGAESPEAIALSMIAEAQAVLSGRKGGPLRDRKLPIHG; from the coding sequence GTGAAAGGCCTGCGGGAGCTCGCCGCCGCCATCCGGTCCCTGGAGGGGCCGGCGGCGCTGTCGACCCTCGTCCGGGCCCGGGGCAGCTCGTACCGCAAGCCCGGGGCCCGCATGGTGCACGCCCCCGGAGGGGTCCGCGCCGGCGGCATCAGCGCCGGCTGCCTGGAGACGGATGTCCTGGAGCGCGTCGAGCGGGTCCTGGCGGCCGGCGTCCCCGCCCTGGCCACCTACGACATGGGCAGTGACCTGGACCTGGTCTGGGGCACGGGCATGGGCTGCCAGGGCCGCGCGGACGTGCTGATGGAACCCCTGGAGCCGGGCCGCCTCCCCTGGTGGATGACCTGGTGCCTGGACCTCATGGAGACCCGCGGCCGGGGCGCCCTGGCCACGGTCTGGGCCGCGGAGGCCGGCGCCTTCGCCGGCCCCGGGGACCGGTTCATCCTGACGGAGGACGAGACCCAGGCCCCGGCCGCCCTGGCGGAGGCCCTGCGGGCCGTGGAGGCGTCGGGGGAGCCCGCCGACTTCGAGGCCGAGGGGGTCCGGGCCCTCCTGGAACCGGTGCTCCCCCCCACCGCCCTCTGGATCGTGGGCGCCGGGGACCACGCCCGGCCCCTCTTCCGGATCGCCCGGAACCTGGGCTGGTACCTGGGCCTGGCGGATCACCGGCCCGCCCTCGCCACCGCGGCCCGCTTCCCGGAGGCGGACCGCATCCTCGTGGGCCGGGCGGGGGACGTCCTGGCCCGCGTCCCCTTCGACGCCCGCACCGGGGCCCTGGTGGTGAGCCACGTCTTCGAGGAGGACAAGGCCGCCCTGGACGCCCTCCTCCGCGCGCCGCTGGGCTACCTGGGGCTCCAGGGCAACCGCCGGCGCTCGGAGCGCCTCCTCCAGGAGCTGGAGGCGGAGCGGGGGCCCCTGCCCGCCTCCGGCCTGGCCGCCCTCCACTTCCCGGCGGGCCTGGACCTGGGCGCGGAATCCCCCGAGGCCATCGCCCTCTCCATGATCGCCGAGGCCCAGGCCGTGCTGTCGGGCCGGAAGGGCGGCCCCCTGCGGGACCGGAAGCTGCCCATCCACGGGTGA
- a CDS encoding ammonia-forming cytochrome c nitrite reductase subunit c552 — translation MNDPKPPLHTRPVFRLGLIAAAAAVGTILVLALNASVTRHKMEALQTSVRLVDLDEKTLDPALWGKNFPRQYDGYLRTSERYGTKYGGGGSEALPPEKIVEDPRLPVIFDGYAFAIDYRNRRGHAFMLDDQRATKRVTERPQSGACLHCHGATTIPYREAGLKAGAAGSLDDPFLSEKGQAQLMAGFEAVCKLPYAEATKLVKHPVVCADCHDPKTMQLRVTKPGFLRGIVALAKSDSPVPHLPSVEKWRKGDRKEAYDPNRDATRQEMRSFVCGQCHVEYYCGPKTTLFFPWDRGLKVEEIEATYDNYKFADGHRFFDWKHARTGAEVLKAQHPEFEIWSQGVHARSGVSCADCHMPYQREGALKISDHRVASPLLNVNRACQTCHRFPEGELKARVEAIQDRTHTLMLRAEDAVVALINDLQKARAEGYDEAQLKDVFEYQRKAQWRSDFINAENSMGFHAPQEVARILGEAIDFARQGQLALRELKDKVRPAPVKVAARK, via the coding sequence ATGAACGATCCCAAGCCCCCCCTCCACACCCGCCCGGTGTTCCGCCTAGGCCTCATCGCCGCGGCCGCGGCGGTCGGGACGATCCTCGTCCTGGCCCTGAACGCGAGCGTCACCCGCCACAAGATGGAGGCCCTCCAGACTTCCGTGCGCCTCGTCGACCTGGACGAGAAGACGCTGGACCCCGCGCTCTGGGGCAAGAACTTCCCCCGCCAGTACGACGGCTACCTCCGCACCTCGGAGCGCTACGGCACCAAGTACGGCGGCGGCGGCAGCGAGGCCCTCCCGCCCGAAAAGATCGTGGAGGACCCGCGCCTGCCGGTGATCTTCGACGGCTACGCCTTCGCCATCGACTACCGCAACCGGCGGGGCCACGCCTTCATGCTGGACGACCAGCGCGCCACCAAGCGCGTCACCGAGCGTCCCCAGAGCGGCGCCTGCCTCCATTGCCACGGCGCCACGACCATCCCCTACCGCGAGGCGGGCCTCAAGGCCGGCGCGGCGGGCTCCCTGGACGATCCCTTCCTCAGCGAGAAGGGCCAGGCCCAGCTCATGGCCGGCTTCGAGGCCGTGTGCAAGCTGCCCTACGCCGAGGCCACCAAGCTCGTGAAGCACCCCGTCGTCTGCGCCGACTGCCACGATCCCAAGACCATGCAGCTCCGCGTGACCAAGCCCGGCTTCCTGCGCGGCATCGTCGCCCTGGCCAAGTCCGATTCCCCCGTGCCGCACCTGCCCTCCGTGGAGAAGTGGCGCAAGGGCGACCGCAAGGAGGCCTACGACCCGAACCGGGACGCCACCCGGCAGGAGATGCGGTCCTTCGTGTGCGGCCAGTGCCACGTCGAGTACTACTGCGGCCCCAAGACCACCCTCTTCTTCCCCTGGGACCGCGGCCTCAAGGTCGAGGAGATCGAGGCCACCTACGACAACTACAAGTTCGCCGACGGCCACCGGTTCTTCGACTGGAAGCACGCCCGGACCGGCGCCGAGGTCCTCAAGGCCCAGCACCCCGAATTCGAGATCTGGAGCCAGGGCGTCCATGCCCGTTCCGGCGTCTCCTGCGCGGACTGCCACATGCCCTACCAGCGCGAGGGCGCCCTCAAGATCAGCGACCACCGGGTGGCCAGCCCCCTCCTCAACGTGAACCGCGCCTGCCAGACCTGCCACCGCTTCCCCGAGGGCGAGCTGAAGGCCCGCGTGGAGGCCATCCAGGACCGCACCCACACCCTCATGCTGCGGGCCGAGGACGCCGTCGTCGCCCTCATCAACGACCTCCAGAAGGCCCGGGCCGAAGGCTATGACGAGGCCCAGCTCAAGGACGTCTTCGAGTACCAGCGCAAGGCGCAGTGGCGCTCCGACTTCATCAACGCCGAGAACTCCATGGGCTTCCACGCCCCGCAGGAGGTGGCCCGCATCCTGGGCGAGGCCATCGACTTCGCCCGCCAGGGCCAGCTGGCCCTCCGCGAGCTGAAGGACAAGGTCAGGCCGGCGCCGGTGAAGGTGGCCGCCCGGAAGTAG
- the nrfH gene encoding cytochrome c nitrite reductase small subunit: protein MAGGLGGRQVKPRGALWALGIAIPILVGAFLGSGLFTFVSAHGTSYLSNDPAVCVNCHVMREQYEGWLHSSHHAAAVCNDCHLPHESAIGKLYVKASNGYHHSRAFTLMDFHDPIQIKPGNAEVLEANCIRCHAALVNDITAHGGLSAEPRGGLYGCVKCHPGVGHGR, encoded by the coding sequence ATGGCAGGAGGACTTGGCGGTCGGCAGGTGAAGCCCCGCGGCGCGCTCTGGGCCCTGGGCATCGCCATCCCGATCCTCGTCGGCGCGTTCCTGGGTTCGGGGCTCTTCACCTTCGTCTCGGCCCACGGCACCTCGTACCTCTCCAACGACCCCGCCGTCTGCGTGAACTGCCACGTGATGCGCGAGCAGTACGAGGGCTGGCTGCACAGCTCCCACCACGCCGCCGCGGTCTGCAACGACTGCCACCTGCCCCACGAGAGCGCCATCGGCAAGCTCTACGTGAAGGCCAGCAACGGCTACCACCACAGCCGCGCCTTCACCCTCATGGACTTCCACGATCCGATCCAGATCAAGCCCGGCAACGCGGAGGTGCTGGAAGCCAACTGCATCCGCTGCCACGCCGCGCTCGTCAACGACATCACCGCCCACGGGGGGCTTTCCGCGGAGCCCCGCGGGGGCCTCTACGGCTGCGTGAAATGCCACCCCGGCGTGGGCCACGGACGCTAG
- the mobB gene encoding molybdopterin-guanine dinucleotide biosynthesis protein B: protein MRIMGIVGWSGSGKTSLVTALLPVLRRRGLQVSTMKHTHHRFDLDTEGKDSWKHREAGASEVLVVAAHRWVLMHENREAPEPSIESLIERMTPVDLLLIEGFKTHPHPKIEVHRRSEGKPLLVGGDPHIVAVASDEALPDLPVPRLDLDDPEAVADFILAWNPGQPIYK, encoded by the coding sequence ATGCGGATCATGGGCATCGTGGGCTGGAGCGGCAGCGGCAAGACGAGCCTGGTGACCGCCCTCCTCCCGGTCCTGCGCCGCCGCGGGCTCCAGGTCTCCACCATGAAGCACACCCACCACCGGTTCGACCTGGACACCGAGGGCAAGGACTCCTGGAAGCACCGGGAGGCCGGGGCCTCCGAGGTGCTCGTCGTGGCCGCCCACCGGTGGGTCCTCATGCACGAGAACCGGGAGGCGCCCGAACCCTCCATCGAATCGCTCATCGAGCGCATGACGCCCGTGGACCTGCTCCTGATCGAGGGCTTCAAGACCCATCCCCACCCCAAGATCGAGGTGCACCGGCGGTCCGAAGGGAAGCCCCTGCTGGTCGGCGGCGACCCCCACATCGTGGCCGTGGCGTCGGACGAGGCCCTCCCGGACCTGCCGGTGCCCCGCCTGGACCTGGACGATCCGGAGGCCGTGGCGGACTTCATCCTCGCCTGGAACCCCGGGCAACCAATTTATAAATAA
- a CDS encoding MurR/RpiR family transcriptional regulator, whose translation MNAQTSDTPIQARLAEAYRDLPDAMRRIADVLMSDHLLGALWGIESMAHRANVSVGTVVRFAKRLDYKGFSEFRDALRAACHARSGDTDLEMMEAPTDVFGTLAEVTRRDGENLNRLIQMVDHGTLEEAVALITQSRHRVILGRGVSHVMSLILAFYLTQAGLPCIGAIPSDFSNQVANLGEHDLLIVLSFAPYSRETVDAAVFAKESGVPVLAFSERADSPLAPYADIHIPVPSEDLLFSCSMTTFAALAHAFAIVAASQDHTGTLHRLKAADKVAQPLFVDHWLPMRPGAVKGGRKG comes from the coding sequence ATGAACGCCCAAACGTCCGATACCCCCATCCAGGCGCGCCTCGCGGAGGCGTACCGCGACCTTCCGGACGCCATGCGCCGCATCGCGGACGTGCTCATGTCCGATCACCTCCTGGGCGCCCTCTGGGGCATCGAGTCCATGGCGCACCGGGCGAACGTGAGCGTCGGAACCGTCGTCCGGTTCGCCAAGCGCCTGGACTACAAGGGCTTCAGCGAGTTCCGCGACGCCCTCCGCGCGGCCTGCCACGCCCGCAGCGGCGACACGGACCTGGAGATGATGGAGGCCCCCACCGACGTCTTCGGCACCCTGGCCGAAGTGACCCGGCGGGACGGGGAGAACCTCAACCGGCTCATCCAGATGGTGGACCACGGCACCCTCGAGGAGGCGGTGGCCCTCATCACCCAGTCCCGCCACCGGGTGATCCTGGGCCGGGGCGTCTCCCACGTGATGAGCCTGATCCTGGCCTTCTACCTCACCCAGGCCGGCCTGCCCTGCATCGGGGCCATCCCCTCCGACTTCTCCAACCAGGTCGCCAACCTGGGGGAACACGACCTGCTGATCGTCCTCAGCTTCGCGCCCTACAGCCGCGAGACGGTGGACGCCGCCGTCTTCGCCAAGGAGTCCGGGGTGCCGGTCCTCGCCTTCTCCGAGCGCGCGGATTCGCCCCTGGCGCCCTACGCGGACATCCACATCCCCGTGCCCAGCGAGGACCTGCTCTTCAGCTGCAGCATGACAACGTTCGCGGCGCTGGCCCATGCCTTCGCCATCGTCGCGGCCAGCCAGGACCACACCGGCACCCTGCACCGCCTCAAGGCGGCGGACAAGGTGGCCCAGCCCCTCTTCGTGGACCACTGGCTGCCCATGCGCCCCGGCGCGGTGAAAGGTGGACGGAAGGGGTGA
- a CDS encoding MBL fold metallo-hydrolase: protein MMYAALASGSKGNCHVFSRPGSTLLVDAGISLKQIRLRMAAVGLEEGAEVAVALTHEHSDHIGAVPVLLRRTPWLFMGTPDTLAAVEAATGVEIPPSRRIPLRAGSPERWNGFEVLPFTTPHDAADSVAYRVSADGLRAAVVTDLGHPTALVEDHCRDLDLLVLEANHDVVMLREGDYPPALKARILSRVGHLSNEAMADLLARVNAPALRTVVLAHLSEHNNLPDLARLAAEAVLAGSGTRLLVASQTVPLQVADPAV, encoded by the coding sequence ATGATGTACGCCGCCCTCGCCTCCGGCTCCAAGGGGAACTGCCATGTCTTCTCCCGCCCCGGGTCGACCCTCCTGGTGGACGCCGGCATCTCCCTCAAGCAGATCCGCCTGCGCATGGCCGCGGTGGGGCTGGAGGAGGGGGCCGAGGTGGCCGTGGCCCTCACCCACGAGCACTCGGACCACATCGGGGCGGTGCCCGTCCTCCTGAGACGGACCCCCTGGCTGTTCATGGGCACGCCGGACACCTTGGCGGCCGTGGAGGCCGCGACGGGGGTGGAGATCCCCCCCAGCCGCCGGATCCCCCTGCGCGCCGGTTCGCCCGAGCGATGGAACGGTTTCGAGGTGCTCCCCTTCACGACCCCCCACGACGCGGCCGATTCGGTGGCCTACCGGGTCTCCGCGGACGGCCTGCGGGCCGCCGTGGTGACGGACCTGGGGCACCCCACGGCCCTGGTGGAGGACCACTGCCGGGACCTGGACCTGCTCGTCCTGGAGGCCAACCACGACGTGGTGATGCTCCGGGAGGGGGACTACCCCCCCGCCCTGAAGGCCCGGATCCTCAGCCGCGTCGGCCACCTCAGCAACGAGGCCATGGCCGACCTGCTGGCCCGGGTGAACGCCCCCGCCCTGCGCACGGTGGTGCTCGCCCATCTGAGTGAACACAACAACCTGCCGGACCTGGCCCGGCTCGCCGCCGAGGCGGTCCTGGCGGGCAGCGGCACCCGCCTCCTGGTGGCCAGCCAAACCGTTCCCCTCCAGGTTGCGGACCCCGCCGTTTAG